In Bacillus sp. NP247, one DNA window encodes the following:
- a CDS encoding ABC transporter ATP-binding protein — MNDRKIENSKQGGPGPGGGGHMGGGMRKIEKAKNFKETMNKLLQYLKPYKLSILVVILFAIGSAAFTIVGPKILGNATTKLFEGLVSKVSGAPGAAIDFTYIGNIVILLLGLYILSTVFGIIQGYIISGVAQKVSYNFRKEIDEKINRMPLKYFDKTTHGEVLSRITNDVDTVSQTLNQSMSQIITSVITIIGVLIMMLSISWQMTLVALLILPVSMILIMAVVKRSQKYFKSQQEYLGHVNGQVEEIYSGHNIVKAFNKEEEEVKKFEKVNDSLYHSAWKSQFLSGMMMPIMTFIGNIGYVAVSILGGWLAVKRTIAVGDILAFVQYVRSFTQPIAQVAQIANVLQSTAAAAERVFEFLEEEEEVPEAENPVKLQKVQGEVTFQDVQFGYNPDKIIINNFSSNIKPGQKVAIVGPTGAGKTTIVKLLMRFYDINSGAICIDGHDIKDFTREDLRNMFGMVLQDTWLFNGSIMENIRYGRLDATDEEVIEAAKAAHVHNFVKTLPNKYQMELNEEASNVSQGQKQLLTIARALIADPKILILDEATSSIDTRTEVLIQKAMENLMEGRTSFIIAHRLSTIRDADLILVMKDGDIVEQGNHEELLKADGFYASLYNSQFEGADAS; from the coding sequence ATGAATGATAGAAAAATAGAAAATAGCAAACAAGGCGGCCCTGGTCCTGGCGGTGGCGGCCATATGGGCGGCGGCATGAGAAAGATTGAGAAGGCAAAAAACTTCAAAGAAACGATGAATAAACTCCTTCAATACTTGAAGCCCTATAAATTATCAATCTTAGTCGTTATCCTTTTCGCAATCGGTAGTGCAGCCTTTACAATCGTTGGTCCAAAAATTTTAGGAAATGCGACAACAAAACTTTTCGAAGGACTCGTAAGCAAAGTATCAGGAGCACCCGGTGCAGCCATTGACTTTACCTATATCGGAAACATTGTCATTTTACTTCTTGGATTATATATACTGAGCACTGTGTTTGGTATTATCCAGGGGTACATTATTTCTGGAGTAGCTCAAAAAGTATCTTATAACTTCAGAAAAGAAATCGATGAAAAAATTAACCGTATGCCGCTGAAATACTTTGATAAAACAACGCACGGCGAAGTATTATCGAGAATTACAAATGACGTAGATACGGTGAGCCAAACGTTAAACCAAAGTATGTCGCAAATCATCACATCCGTTATTACAATCATCGGTGTACTTATCATGATGTTATCAATCAGCTGGCAAATGACATTAGTGGCGCTTTTAATATTGCCAGTATCGATGATTCTCATCATGGCAGTCGTAAAACGATCACAAAAATACTTCAAATCCCAGCAAGAATATTTAGGACACGTAAACGGTCAGGTCGAAGAAATTTATAGTGGTCACAATATCGTAAAAGCCTTTAACAAAGAAGAAGAAGAAGTAAAAAAATTCGAAAAGGTAAATGATAGCCTTTACCACTCCGCATGGAAATCTCAATTTTTATCTGGAATGATGATGCCGATTATGACATTTATCGGTAATATCGGTTACGTCGCTGTATCTATATTAGGCGGATGGCTTGCGGTAAAGAGAACCATCGCAGTTGGAGACATTTTAGCCTTTGTGCAATATGTTAGAAGCTTTACGCAACCAATCGCTCAAGTAGCACAAATCGCGAACGTACTTCAATCTACTGCAGCTGCTGCAGAAAGAGTCTTCGAATTTTTAGAAGAAGAAGAGGAAGTGCCAGAAGCAGAAAATCCAGTGAAGCTGCAAAAAGTTCAAGGAGAAGTTACCTTCCAAGATGTTCAATTTGGATACAATCCAGATAAGATCATCATCAATAATTTCTCATCTAACATTAAACCTGGACAAAAAGTAGCAATCGTCGGACCAACCGGAGCTGGTAAAACAACGATTGTAAAACTGTTAATGCGTTTCTATGACATAAACAGCGGTGCAATATGTATCGACGGTCACGATATAAAAGACTTCACGCGAGAAGACTTGCGCAACATGTTTGGTATGGTACTTCAAGACACGTGGCTATTTAACGGCTCCATCATGGAAAATATACGTTACGGTAGACTCGATGCTACAGACGAAGAAGTAATTGAAGCAGCGAAAGCAGCTCACGTTCACAACTTCGTAAAAACATTACCAAATAAATATCAAATGGAACTAAACGAAGAAGCAAGCAACGTATCTCAAGGACAAAAGCAACTACTAACAATTGCACGTGCCCTTATAGCGGATCCGAAAATATTAATACTCGATGAAGCAACAAGCTCCATTGACACTCGTACAGAAGTACTGATTCAAAAAGCGATGGAAAACCTTATGGAAGGTAGAACAAGCTTCATTATCGCTCATAGATTATCAACAATACGTGATGCAGATTTAATCCTTGTCATGAAAGATGGGGATATTGTAGAACAAGGTAATCATGAAGAGTTATTGAAAGCTGATGGTTTCTATGCTTCGCTTTATAATAGTCAATTTGAAGGTGCGGATGCTTCTTGA
- a CDS encoding alpha-keto acid decarboxylase family protein — MDNMINTGNFGLQRGPAQKTVGQYLFDCLKLEGITEIFGVAGDYNFTLLDTLECYNGISFIEGRNELNSGYAADGYARIKGISALITTFGVGELSACNAIAGANSEHVPIIHIVGAPPEKDQKEHKLMHHTLMDGNFDVFRKVYEQITAYTAVLTPENAKIEIQTAIRIAKEKKKPVYLVVANDLVTKPIKVWAEPIPPRPTSNQNTLQAAGNHIRSLLERARRPVILVDVKTIRFGLQTATRQLADAMNVPVVTMMYGKGGFDETHPNYIGMYLGSFGRAEVQSTVENADCIIAIGMVWADTNTASFTAKLSPLITVNIQPDMVKIAEAEYPNVLAADVLLAVQKVGYKGKGLKEKISFPYDQLTTNVDGPLLAVDYYPRFQRMLKEGDIVIAETGTFYNGMGEVRLTGDVTYIGQGGWQSIGYAIPSAFGASMAAPERRVLLFTGDGALQLTAQEISSMLYYGCKPIIFVLNNDGYTIEKYLNVKTEDQKYNQIPRWSYTKLAEAFGGNAFNVRVRSYGELDQAIIHAEKESAERLCIIEMIAGNPMDAPEYMRRMRSYMEKQEMQRSQK, encoded by the coding sequence ATGGACAACATGATTAATACGGGTAACTTTGGTTTACAAAGGGGACCTGCTCAAAAAACGGTTGGCCAGTATTTGTTCGATTGCCTGAAACTCGAGGGCATTACCGAAATTTTTGGTGTCGCAGGGGACTATAATTTTACACTTCTTGATACTTTGGAGTGTTATAACGGCATTAGCTTTATAGAAGGACGAAACGAACTAAACTCAGGTTATGCTGCAGATGGCTATGCAAGAATCAAAGGAATATCGGCTCTTATTACGACCTTCGGGGTCGGGGAGCTCAGCGCCTGCAATGCGATAGCGGGAGCCAACAGCGAGCATGTACCAATAATACATATTGTGGGTGCGCCTCCTGAGAAGGATCAAAAAGAGCATAAGCTGATGCATCACACCTTAATGGATGGGAATTTTGACGTTTTTCGCAAGGTGTATGAGCAGATTACGGCATATACCGCGGTGCTTACGCCGGAAAATGCCAAGATTGAAATTCAGACTGCAATTCGCATTGCTAAAGAAAAGAAAAAGCCGGTATACCTGGTTGTGGCTAATGATTTAGTGACCAAGCCGATTAAAGTTTGGGCAGAGCCAATACCACCACGTCCAACATCCAACCAAAATACCCTTCAGGCTGCAGGGAATCATATCCGTTCGCTTTTGGAACGTGCCCGCCGACCAGTTATCCTGGTGGATGTAAAAACGATACGTTTCGGCCTTCAGACAGCAACTCGGCAGCTAGCCGATGCAATGAATGTGCCTGTTGTAACGATGATGTACGGGAAGGGGGGATTTGACGAGACCCATCCAAATTATATCGGAATGTATCTAGGTTCTTTCGGGAGGGCTGAAGTCCAAAGTACGGTGGAGAATGCAGATTGTATCATTGCGATTGGCATGGTATGGGCGGACACAAACACCGCAAGTTTTACCGCAAAGCTGAGCCCACTAATAACTGTCAATATTCAACCAGATATGGTTAAAATCGCTGAGGCGGAATATCCGAATGTTCTTGCAGCCGACGTGCTACTTGCCGTGCAGAAGGTGGGTTATAAGGGAAAAGGTTTGAAAGAAAAAATTTCATTCCCTTACGATCAATTAACAACTAATGTCGACGGACCTCTATTGGCGGTCGACTATTATCCACGTTTTCAGCGCATGCTGAAAGAGGGTGATATTGTAATCGCTGAGACCGGAACGTTCTATAATGGAATGGGAGAGGTAAGACTGACGGGCGATGTAACATATATTGGACAAGGTGGATGGCAGTCTATCGGTTATGCAATCCCTTCGGCGTTCGGTGCTAGTATGGCCGCGCCGGAACGCCGAGTATTGCTGTTTACAGGTGACGGCGCCCTGCAGCTAACAGCACAGGAAATCAGTTCTATGCTCTATTACGGCTGCAAGCCCATAATCTTTGTCTTGAACAATGATGGTTATACAATTGAGAAATATTTAAATGTCAAAACAGAGGATCAAAAGTACAACCAAATCCCTCGATGGTCTTACACTAAGCTGGCCGAAGCTTTTGGAGGTAACGCGTTTAACGTTAGGGTCCGGTCCTATGGAGAGCTTGATCAGGCTATAATTCATGCTGAAAAGGAAAGCGCCGAAAGACTCTGTATAATTGAAATGATCGCAGGGAATCCGATGGACGCACCTGAATATATGCGACGGATGCGTAGTTATATGGAGAAGCAGGAAATGCAGCGCAGTCAGAAATAA
- a CDS encoding sorbosone dehydrogenase family protein, translated as MTKVKVSLRPIVHNINLPTVIKTAILPGESAERLFIATQLGEVFYIGDGVIKTFLNIRPRIIKLGTFEEGVSGSGYDERGLLGLAFHPQFYQNGLFYLHYSVAGTQGPGALSEPFKPDPCDPKTLNLKWVNRDNQYDHIDTVEEWILQSHGQSQKRRTLLNIRRPFFNHNGVNSLNFSPETGKLVFTNGDGGSGYDPFNLSQDDLEIAGKIIEIDVTKNTLMNNPPVVTRFNELPLSIQETLTVIAKGVRNITGISFQRFYNQYIKYAGNVGQDIVESIFSFIHYKPIPVTELVQTYLMRFTPNQDGFINFGWRGWEGELPTSFIRHCSENPTLDERTMAYYNETIQTSARRIQPLISYFHKDSRPDKFGGTSLTGVQPYMGTAIPNLTGSVVFTDLAKKEESRSPVKGVLAYTRASIYDKRNDFHVMETTYNFGNQSAYYVSLGTNLDQTRLYLGVYSSMKVTDFNKGTIYEIVP; from the coding sequence TTGACAAAAGTTAAGGTTAGTTTACGGCCCATCGTTCATAACATAAATTTACCAACTGTAATAAAAACAGCCATACTTCCAGGCGAATCGGCTGAAAGACTATTTATTGCAACCCAATTAGGAGAGGTGTTTTATATAGGAGACGGTGTAATAAAAACATTTTTAAATATTCGTCCGCGAATTATCAAATTAGGCACGTTTGAAGAAGGTGTTTCTGGTAGCGGTTATGATGAACGCGGATTGCTAGGACTAGCGTTTCATCCACAATTTTATCAAAATGGTTTATTTTACCTTCATTATTCAGTAGCTGGCACTCAAGGTCCGGGTGCCCTTTCTGAACCTTTTAAACCTGACCCATGTGATCCGAAAACTTTAAACTTAAAGTGGGTAAATAGAGATAATCAATATGATCATATTGATACGGTTGAGGAATGGATTCTACAATCACATGGTCAATCTCAAAAACGACGGACATTACTTAACATAAGAAGGCCCTTTTTTAATCATAACGGAGTCAATAGTTTAAACTTTTCACCTGAGACTGGAAAACTTGTTTTTACAAATGGAGATGGTGGATCGGGTTATGATCCATTTAATTTAAGCCAGGATGATTTAGAAATAGCGGGTAAAATAATTGAAATTGATGTAACTAAAAATACATTAATGAATAATCCTCCAGTAGTTACGCGCTTTAATGAACTTCCCTTATCTATACAAGAAACACTTACAGTAATTGCGAAAGGAGTTCGTAATATAACGGGTATTTCATTTCAAAGGTTTTATAATCAGTATATCAAATATGCTGGAAATGTCGGGCAGGATATTGTAGAGTCTATTTTTTCGTTTATTCATTATAAACCCATACCGGTTACCGAACTTGTCCAAACGTATTTAATGAGATTCACTCCCAATCAAGATGGATTTATTAATTTTGGTTGGCGAGGATGGGAAGGAGAATTACCTACTTCTTTTATAAGGCACTGTTCTGAGAATCCTACTTTGGATGAGAGAACAATGGCCTATTATAATGAAACAATTCAAACGTCAGCGAGACGTATTCAACCTCTAATTAGTTATTTTCATAAAGATTCCAGACCGGATAAGTTTGGAGGAACTTCACTTACAGGAGTTCAGCCTTATATGGGAACTGCAATACCAAATTTAACTGGTAGCGTCGTGTTTACCGACCTTGCCAAAAAAGAAGAATCTCGGTCTCCAGTTAAAGGTGTTTTAGCCTATACTAGGGCAAGTATATACGATAAACGTAATGATTTTCATGTTATGGAAACCACTTATAATTTTGGGAATCAATCAGCTTATTATGTTAGTTTAGGAACAAACTTAGATCAAACTAGATTATATTTAGGAGTTTATAGTTCTATGAAAGTAACTGATTTTAACAAAGGAACTATTTATGAAATAGTTCCTTGA
- a CDS encoding GNAT family N-acetyltransferase: MYNVEIRRPNSDDIDELNLFFRIVITNTFKNEGLSQLLDDIESEINTKKQYLKNDFDNNGESRYFLLAIDTSNDKIIGTIEIGPASTLINSCTDGVLKDLYEIGTVFILPEYQRKGIGSLLLNTMYLTLLSRGITECCLDSGYKKAQSIWIKKFGKPSYMLKDYWGESNDHMIWKKSLHDIPIIFEL; the protein is encoded by the coding sequence ATGTATAACGTTGAAATTAGAAGGCCGAATTCGGATGATATTGATGAACTAAATTTGTTTTTTCGTATAGTTATTACAAATACTTTTAAAAACGAAGGGTTATCACAATTATTAGATGACATAGAAAGTGAAATTAACACGAAAAAGCAATATTTGAAAAATGATTTTGATAATAATGGAGAAAGTCGTTACTTTTTATTAGCAATAGATACAAGTAACGATAAAATCATTGGAACGATTGAAATCGGTCCAGCAAGTACATTGATTAATAGTTGTACAGACGGTGTACTTAAGGATTTGTATGAAATAGGAACTGTATTTATACTTCCGGAGTATCAAAGAAAAGGTATAGGGAGTTTACTACTAAATACAATGTATCTTACATTACTTAGCAGAGGAATAACCGAATGCTGTTTAGATAGTGGATACAAAAAAGCACAAAGTATATGGATAAAAAAGTTTGGAAAACCTAGTTATATGCTGAAGGATTATTGGGGCGAATCAAACGATCATATGATTTGGAAAAAAAGTTTACATGATATACCTATAATATTTGAATTATAA
- a CDS encoding nucleotide excision repair endonuclease — MNLIKINIPEADVSITERNQVIKGDEPLITPINGFIDFHLFPRDKGGIFMFYNINDELLFVGKARKIRQRIKKHFEDNVSPIKNNRDEVYRIDACIVEDPTEREIYETYIINKYKAKYNVDKVFYK, encoded by the coding sequence ATGAACTTGATTAAAATTAATATTCCTGAAGCTGATGTTTCAATTACTGAACGTAACCAAGTTATTAAAGGAGATGAGCCATTAATTACTCCAATTAACGGTTTTATCGATTTCCACTTGTTCCCTAGAGATAAAGGCGGCATTTTTATGTTTTACAATATTAATGACGAACTTCTTTTCGTAGGTAAAGCTCGTAAAATTAGACAACGTATTAAAAAGCATTTTGAAGATAATGTTTCACCAATCAAAAATAATCGTGATGAAGTATACCGTATCGATGCATGTATCGTAGAAGATCCAACAGAAAGAGAAATTTACGAAACTTACATCATTAATAAATACAAAGCGAAATATAACGTTGATAAAGTGTTTTATAAATAA
- a CDS encoding undecaprenyl-diphosphate phosphatase: protein MKWLEAFILGIIQGLTEFLPISSTGHLYLGRHLFQLDEAGLFLDTMLHIGTLLAVFIYYKKEFIYLIKNPFSKLMLLLIVGTIPAVVIGLLFKDFFEDISKTGITIGWEFLVTGFFLYMADKQKNGRKKMDDITYKDAFIIGSFQAAAIFPAISRSGMTIVAALWRKLDRETAAYFSFLLSTPAIVGAIILQFADVYQGKAESISSTSLIVGTLSAAFFGYIAVSWMIQYLKRHSLKVFAYYVWGLGILILTLQFTHVF from the coding sequence ATGAAGTGGTTAGAAGCTTTTATATTAGGGATAATACAAGGTTTAACAGAGTTTTTACCGATTAGTAGTACAGGACATCTTTATTTAGGAAGGCATTTGTTTCAATTAGATGAAGCTGGATTGTTTTTAGATACGATGCTGCATATCGGGACTTTGCTTGCAGTGTTTATTTATTACAAAAAAGAATTTATATACTTAATTAAAAATCCATTTTCAAAACTAATGTTATTGCTTATTGTTGGGACGATACCTGCAGTTGTAATCGGATTGTTATTTAAAGACTTCTTTGAAGATATTTCAAAAACAGGTATTACGATTGGTTGGGAGTTTTTAGTGACAGGTTTCTTTCTCTACATGGCCGATAAGCAAAAAAATGGTCGTAAAAAAATGGATGACATTACATATAAAGATGCATTTATTATCGGTTCATTTCAAGCGGCTGCTATTTTTCCAGCAATTTCTCGCTCTGGTATGACAATCGTCGCTGCTTTATGGAGAAAACTAGACCGTGAAACAGCAGCATATTTTTCGTTTTTATTATCTACGCCAGCAATAGTCGGAGCAATCATTTTGCAATTTGCAGATGTTTATCAAGGGAAAGCTGAATCTATTTCTAGTACATCTTTAATTGTCGGCACGTTATCAGCAGCGTTCTTTGGTTACATAGCAGTTTCATGGATGATTCAATATTTAAAACGTCACTCCTTAAAAGTATTCGCGTATTACGTATGGGGATTAGGTATTTTAATTTTAACGTTGCAATTTACTCATGTGTTTTAA
- a CDS encoding FAD-dependent monooxygenase, which translates to MFNKAIVIGGSIAGKLTAKALSKSFKEVIILEAGEKWDGEASRKRVPQSNHPHVLLKGGEKAIEELFPTITNELIEAGSIVNNFTRDLKWHQFGLWKQSFTGEVHMIQQSRTMLESHIQKRVEQISNITTKYEMLVERLLIDENRNKVCGVKVKCLDTGVHEEVHADIVVDASGFGSKSIEWLREYNIEVQEEKVRIDLFYATRLFKLKENEKLDCCNILMSPSFPENPYGVLIQTIEDDRYFVTFSGYANEKAPQTDDEFYNFAENLSIRHVIDFLNRAEAITDIKTYKIPFQVRRRFDLVTNMPEGLLIVGDAHCRFDPVFGQGVSVAAMEAHQLQLLLQGRKKLDKTFTQQFYKKAANIIQTPWEMTTTEISRHPQLKRELTMKQNFQLWYTKQIYRLSASDSDVYIRLVRVMNLIRSPFHLFHPKVVLAVLLNRKK; encoded by the coding sequence ATGTTTAATAAGGCTATCGTTATTGGCGGAAGTATAGCAGGAAAACTCACAGCAAAAGCATTATCAAAGTCTTTTAAAGAAGTAATCATTTTAGAAGCCGGTGAAAAATGGGATGGAGAAGCTTCGAGAAAAAGAGTTCCACAAAGTAATCATCCTCATGTGTTATTAAAAGGCGGAGAAAAAGCCATTGAGGAATTGTTCCCTACTATTACTAACGAATTAATAGAAGCAGGCAGCATCGTAAATAACTTTACTCGTGATTTAAAATGGCATCAATTTGGTTTATGGAAACAGTCATTCACAGGAGAAGTGCATATGATTCAGCAAAGTCGTACTATGCTAGAATCACATATTCAAAAACGAGTTGAACAAATTTCAAATATTACTACGAAGTATGAAATGTTAGTTGAAAGATTACTAATAGATGAAAACCGTAACAAAGTGTGTGGAGTAAAAGTTAAATGTTTAGATACAGGTGTACACGAAGAAGTTCATGCAGATATTGTTGTTGATGCGAGTGGGTTTGGTTCAAAAAGTATAGAGTGGTTACGAGAATACAATATTGAAGTGCAAGAAGAAAAAGTGCGTATTGATTTATTTTATGCAACTAGATTGTTTAAACTCAAAGAAAATGAGAAGTTAGACTGCTGTAATATACTAATGTCTCCAAGTTTTCCTGAGAATCCTTATGGTGTTCTAATTCAAACGATTGAAGATGATCGTTATTTTGTTACTTTCAGTGGATATGCAAATGAGAAGGCACCACAAACAGATGATGAGTTTTATAATTTTGCTGAAAACCTCTCAATCCGCCATGTAATAGATTTCCTAAATAGAGCTGAGGCAATTACTGATATTAAAACATACAAAATTCCTTTTCAAGTACGCAGACGATTCGATCTCGTTACAAATATGCCAGAAGGGTTATTAATAGTAGGAGATGCACATTGTCGTTTTGATCCGGTTTTCGGTCAAGGCGTTTCAGTTGCAGCAATGGAAGCTCACCAGTTGCAACTACTTCTACAAGGGAGAAAAAAGCTCGATAAAACATTTACACAACAATTTTATAAGAAAGCCGCAAACATAATACAAACCCCTTGGGAAATGACAACTACGGAAATATCACGTCACCCTCAGCTAAAGAGAGAATTAACTATGAAACAAAATTTTCAGCTTTGGTATACGAAACAAATATATCGACTTTCTGCAAGTGATTCTGATGTGTATATTCGATTAGTGCGAGTGATGAATTTAATTCGTAGTCCATTTCATCTATTTCATCCGAAAGTGGTACTTGCAGTATTACTTAATCGAAAGAAATAG
- a CDS encoding GNAT family N-acetyltransferase gives MEIYIEELKKQDAEDLFTFELTNKSFFETMVPNRGSKYFDFEYFQKLLDDLLIEQAGGNSYFYLIRNEEKEIVGRINLVDIDTETRISSLGYRVGEKFTKKGVATAAVKLILNVAKNNEINEVHAKTTTNNLASQIVLEKSGFSFNNEADTTSVELNGERVNFVNYICRTTSCSKS, from the coding sequence ATGGAAATATACATAGAGGAACTAAAGAAACAAGATGCTGAGGATTTATTTACGTTTGAACTTACGAATAAATCTTTTTTTGAAACAATGGTACCAAATCGTGGTTCGAAATATTTCGATTTTGAATATTTCCAAAAACTACTAGACGATTTATTAATAGAACAGGCAGGTGGAAATTCTTACTTTTATTTAATTCGTAATGAAGAAAAAGAAATTGTAGGTCGAATAAACTTAGTAGATATAGATACCGAAACTCGAATCAGTTCGTTAGGTTATAGAGTCGGAGAAAAATTTACTAAAAAAGGAGTTGCAACAGCAGCTGTAAAATTAATTTTAAACGTAGCGAAAAATAATGAAATTAATGAGGTTCATGCTAAAACAACGACTAATAATCTCGCATCACAAATTGTACTAGAAAAAAGCGGATTTTCTTTTAATAATGAAGCAGATACAACTTCTGTAGAATTAAACGGAGAACGCGTAAATTTTGTAAATTATATTTGCAGAACTACTTCGTGTTCAAAATCATAG
- a CDS encoding YfiT family bacillithiol transferase yields the protein MNNDLRYPIGQFTYVGTITEEIIDKWIQEIEDLPNELARAIKDLDQKQLDTPYRVGGWTVRQVVHHLVDSHMNSYIRFKLALTEKNPTIKPYKEEKWAELPDSKLPVDVSLVMLDSLHKRWVNLLYSLEPADLEKTFNHPESGETKLAAAIGLYAWHGRHHTAHITSLRERLNW from the coding sequence ATGAATAATGATTTGCGTTATCCAATAGGCCAATTTACTTATGTAGGCACTATTACAGAAGAAATAATTGATAAATGGATTCAAGAAATTGAGGATTTACCTAATGAATTAGCAAGAGCGATAAAAGATTTAGATCAGAAGCAGTTAGATACACCGTATCGCGTTGGTGGATGGACTGTTCGCCAAGTTGTTCATCATCTTGTTGATAGTCATATGAATAGCTACATACGCTTTAAATTAGCACTGACAGAAAAGAATCCAACTATTAAACCGTACAAAGAAGAAAAATGGGCAGAGCTACCTGACTCAAAATTACCAGTAGATGTTTCACTTGTAATGCTAGATTCATTACATAAAAGATGGGTTAACTTATTATATTCTTTAGAACCAGCAGATTTAGAAAAGACATTTAATCATCCTGAATCAGGAGAAACAAAACTTGCTGCTGCAATTGGACTATATGCATGGCACGGTCGTCATCATACAGCTCATATTACTTCTTTAAGAGAGCGTTTAAATTGGTAA
- a CDS encoding GNAT family N-acetyltransferase, with product MARSSSYSSYYFFKRAFKLVTLEKATEIDAEIIFQMQVESFSSLLEKYKDYETSPANELIERTISRINNLDGGFYKIFVNTNLVGAICISRKEEASKFWISPMFIIPDYQGNGIAQKVLILIEEMFPEITTWELATILEEERNCFLYEKMGYRKAEFKKKLNDKATLIYYKKER from the coding sequence ATGGCACGGTCGTCATCATACAGCTCATATTACTTCTTTAAGAGAGCGTTTAAATTGGTAACATTAGAGAAGGCGACAGAAATTGATGCAGAGATTATATTTCAAATGCAAGTAGAATCATTTAGTTCATTATTAGAAAAGTATAAGGACTATGAAACAAGTCCGGCAAATGAACTTATTGAAAGAACGATTTCAAGAATAAATAACCTGGACGGTGGATTTTATAAAATTTTTGTAAATACGAATCTTGTCGGAGCGATATGTATATCACGTAAAGAAGAGGCATCTAAATTTTGGATAAGCCCGATGTTTATTATTCCAGACTATCAAGGGAACGGAATTGCTCAAAAAGTATTAATTTTAATCGAGGAGATGTTTCCAGAAATAACGACTTGGGAGCTTGCTACAATTTTAGAGGAAGAACGAAATTGTTTTCTATACGAAAAGATGGGATATAGAAAAGCGGAATTTAAAAAGAAATTAAATGATAAAGCAACTTTAATTTATTATAAAAAAGAAAGGTAA
- a CDS encoding PH domain-containing protein, with protein MGLFSGILGNASNASSESVERDLEKIMLDDEKVEHAYKLIRDLIVFTNRRLILVDKQGVTGKKTEYHSIPYKSITQFSIETAGHFDLDAELKIWVSSMDDPITKEFKGDDSILSIQKALVTYTTK; from the coding sequence ATGGGTTTATTTAGCGGTATTTTAGGAAATGCATCAAATGCGAGTTCTGAAAGTGTAGAACGTGATTTAGAGAAGATTATGCTAGACGATGAGAAAGTTGAGCATGCTTATAAATTAATTCGTGATTTAATCGTATTTACAAATCGTCGTCTTATTTTAGTAGATAAACAAGGAGTAACTGGTAAAAAAACAGAATACCATTCTATCCCTTATAAAAGTATTACACAATTTAGTATTGAAACAGCTGGGCATTTTGATTTAGATGCGGAACTTAAAATTTGGGTGTCTAGTATGGACGATCCAATTACGAAGGAATTTAAAGGTGATGATAGTATTTTAAGCATTCAAAAAGCGTTAGTGACATATACGACAAAATAG